A region from the Candidatus Electrothrix scaldis genome encodes:
- a CDS encoding thioredoxin domain-containing protein, with product MKKTLTLCALLLMSSGQALAQDAPAKSSATLFTSPLATWQMNVKPIDFAQSLDNRLVFVLGDDSKVHIYSSADGVEQGAVPVAKETVAIDIAPRGEMLFLVDSNKKYTALDISFAQDIDTTGSPFLGKADAPVTLVVFSDFQCPFCSKVQPLLEGILKENPDNLKIVFKHLPLQMHKQAKPAALAAIAAHEQGKFWQMHDALFAVSKKLNKESIEQAAKDIGLDMEKFKKDLASADTNAKLKKDMADAGKAGVGGTPTLFINGRQVKGRGANVLQDMIDQELAAK from the coding sequence ATGAAAAAGACATTAACCTTATGTGCGCTACTGCTCATGTCGTCAGGCCAGGCCCTGGCCCAGGATGCACCAGCGAAGTCCAGCGCGACCCTCTTCACCTCCCCGCTGGCAACATGGCAGATGAATGTGAAACCGATTGATTTTGCGCAGTCTTTAGATAATAGGCTGGTTTTTGTTTTGGGTGATGACAGCAAGGTGCATATCTACTCTTCTGCTGACGGAGTAGAGCAGGGGGCTGTTCCTGTTGCCAAAGAAACCGTTGCCATTGATATCGCTCCTCGTGGAGAGATGCTTTTCCTGGTTGATAGTAATAAGAAGTATACGGCGCTGGATATTTCCTTTGCTCAGGATATCGATACAACGGGCTCACCTTTCCTTGGTAAAGCAGATGCGCCTGTTACCTTGGTGGTTTTTTCAGATTTCCAATGTCCGTTTTGCAGCAAGGTGCAACCGTTGCTGGAGGGAATCCTGAAGGAGAATCCTGATAATCTGAAGATCGTGTTTAAGCATCTTCCGCTTCAGATGCATAAACAAGCCAAGCCTGCTGCTCTTGCCGCGATTGCTGCTCATGAGCAGGGTAAATTCTGGCAGATGCATGATGCACTTTTTGCTGTCTCGAAAAAGCTGAACAAGGAAAGCATTGAGCAGGCAGCAAAGGACATTGGCCTGGATATGGAAAAATTTAAAAAGGACCTTGCCAGTGCCGATACCAATGCAAAGCTGAAAAAAGATATGGCTGATGCGGGTAAAGCCGGTGTCGGTGGAACTCCTACCCTGTTTATCAACGGTCGCCAGGTTAAAGGTCGGGGAGCTAATGTCCTCCAGGATATGATTGATCAGGAATTAGCTGCGAAGTAA
- the tig gene encoding trigger factor: MDVAIEEVSELARKVTVTLPAEDVAKELDKKYAELKKEVTLKGFRRGKAPMSILKKNFKSRVEPEVAEKLVQDTYFDAIEEKKIDVIVHPEIQETTFADDGSFTYVAMVEVKPEFELNEYKGLEIAKPNTEVSDAEVDKKIEELRRNKAVLRSAEDDHEIAMDDIVTIDFQGFHEDKALKEVRNEDFSVDMGTGYLGEDFEERLLGVKKGGSILYESDFPEDFQNPIMAGKTIEFKVDVKDIKVRIKPELDDEFAKDIDEKHETLADLREAIATDLKEEKESAVEGDLNDRIMQKLLELNNDFPLPQRTVAYEIQEMIKQTEENLKRAGQTLESAGISKDKLVEHHRETAEKRVRGDFILKKVAELEELILTEEDLEQGYSRIANEYNMTVENVKGYFKRREEIMPFMAELLNEKILNFLRDAANLVEETETDTEENGEEATQDA; the protein is encoded by the coding sequence ATGGATGTTGCGATTGAAGAAGTAAGCGAGCTGGCCCGAAAGGTAACTGTTACCCTGCCTGCTGAGGACGTGGCAAAAGAGCTCGATAAAAAATACGCCGAGCTGAAAAAAGAAGTAACCCTCAAGGGATTCCGTCGGGGCAAAGCACCGATGTCTATTCTGAAAAAGAACTTCAAAAGTCGGGTCGAGCCGGAAGTAGCGGAAAAGCTGGTACAAGACACCTATTTCGATGCCATAGAAGAAAAGAAAATAGATGTCATTGTTCACCCTGAAATTCAGGAGACCACGTTTGCTGATGACGGTTCCTTTACCTATGTTGCAATGGTCGAAGTCAAACCTGAATTCGAGCTCAATGAGTACAAAGGGCTAGAGATTGCGAAGCCAAACACAGAAGTAAGCGATGCCGAGGTGGACAAAAAGATTGAGGAGCTTCGACGCAACAAGGCCGTGCTTCGTTCCGCAGAAGATGATCACGAAATTGCTATGGACGACATTGTGACCATTGATTTTCAGGGATTCCACGAAGACAAAGCCCTGAAAGAGGTACGCAATGAGGATTTTTCTGTTGATATGGGCACAGGGTACCTCGGAGAAGATTTTGAGGAGCGCTTGCTGGGGGTTAAAAAGGGAGGGTCTATACTGTATGAGAGTGACTTCCCAGAAGATTTCCAGAACCCTATTATGGCAGGTAAGACCATCGAATTCAAAGTTGATGTCAAAGACATTAAGGTACGGATTAAACCTGAGCTGGATGATGAGTTTGCCAAGGATATTGATGAGAAGCACGAGACCTTGGCTGACTTACGAGAGGCAATCGCTACTGACCTGAAAGAAGAAAAAGAGTCAGCTGTTGAAGGCGACCTGAATGATCGCATTATGCAGAAGCTGCTTGAGCTGAATAATGATTTCCCGCTTCCGCAGCGAACCGTTGCCTATGAGATTCAGGAAATGATCAAGCAGACCGAGGAAAACCTCAAGCGAGCTGGTCAGACCCTGGAATCCGCCGGAATCAGCAAAGATAAACTGGTAGAGCATCACCGTGAGACAGCTGAAAAACGTGTCCGAGGCGACTTTATCCTGAAAAAGGTTGCGGAACTTGAGGAACTCATTCTGACAGAAGAAGATCTGGAGCAGGGGTACAGCCGTATCGCCAACGAATATAATATGACCGTGGAAAACGTGAAAGGATACTTCAAACGCCGCGAAGAGATCATGCCGTTCATGGCCGAGCTGCTCAACGAAAAGATCCTGAATTTCCTCCGTGATGCGGCAAATCTTGTCGAAGAAACCGAGACAGATACCGAAGAAAACGGAGAAGAGGCAACGCAAGACGCATAA